In one window of Amblyraja radiata isolate CabotCenter1 chromosome 29, sAmbRad1.1.pri, whole genome shotgun sequence DNA:
- the LOC116989346 gene encoding TIR domain-containing adapter molecule 1-like: protein MAEDCDRTPSLDDVFDILSGVPEARLFSLWYKFTPGNSKASMSHRHLYSIVSFFLKKDKEAEKVARSVLKERSTNKSALCIYNRVQGLVDAAGREKRPPENSNKDLSVEDGSLLADLALMFGVLVEENLCSPSIRNRACRAAIRAIKSNKQDCNMELQEVVEKFRMQFGLLDFDGEDGNAEISALKSMEEPVQGRLTTMAFRTNPMTNLSQIAINPPCTSEITLPTHFEISASPTASFTTNLSPDDLELSNPDDCTINSANFNTVGSNNDNLPSSDNCLASGKQIHDIGDQHRGEQDLNSLCSAQLSSGDNVIKVGPSQCTGRTSSDQIVTSKSKMSQELTEGNGKDTNSISYDPSQKTSKLKASNRSNSSESPTAKSSSLGEPPEVTESSEDIFYPFVVLHVPEDIEIAEEVRDKLESLGVKGTTIDHLAVPGRSPIKCIEDAINNSAFTILLLTNNFNTRWADYEANVTLMHSINNEHKYNTVVPLLPKKNSLRTERIPFALRAIVSLNENSSHFEKHVKNIFKSRVLEKHRRGWLQQQRQKQIHSNTNRIKQDLQDTRETISNERKYMDLINQLNELKKHCPNFQPTFVSDQGNIQGQPMLHPPLYPGSSTLPMPPVSPNQLYSNILTPSLFPFTNPSSGPGGQNIAVNNPLPQHGQGTNIIQIHHAKNVQIGDSNQMTITECIENSESTDDDKEEEEEEESVNHRHI from the coding sequence ATGGCAGAGGATTGTGATCGTACCCCATCCCTTGACGATGTCTTTGACATTTTGTCCGGAGTTCCAGAAGCAAGGCTGTTCAGCTTGTGGTACAAATTTACTCCTGGCAACTCAAAAGCTTCCATGTCACACCGCCACCTTTATAGCATTGTATCATTTTTCCTGAAAAAGGATAAAGAGGCTGAGAAAGTAGCAAGGTCTGTGCTAAAGGAGAGATCCACAAACAAATCTGCTTTGTGCATTTACAACAGAGTTCAGGGTTTAGTTGATGCTGCAGGCAGGGAGAAGAGACCACCCGAAAATTCAAACAAAGATCTTTCTGTCGAAGACGGAAGTTTGCTTGCAGACTTGGCTTTGATGTTTGGAGTGCTTGTGGAGGAAAATCTATGCAGTCCCTCCATACGGAATCGAGCGTGTCGAGCTGCTATCAGAGCGATCAAGTCCAACAAACAAGACTGCAACATGGAACTTCAGGAGGTTGTTGAAAAATTTAGGATGCAATTTGGCTTACTGGATTTTGACGGTGAAGATGGAAATGCGGAAATATCAGCTCTGAAGTCAATGGAAGAGCCAGTCCAAGGCAGATTAACAACTATGGCATTTAGAACTAATCCGATGACTAATTTGAGTCAAATAGCAATTAACCCACCTTGTACGTCAGAAATTACACTGCCCACCCATTTCGAAATCAGTGCGTCTCCGACTGCATCATTTACTACCAATCTCAGCCCAGATGATTTAGAATTGTCAAACCCCGACGACTGTACAATTAATTCTGCCAATTTTAATACTGTTGGCTCAAATAATGATAATCTTCCATCTTCTGACAATTGCTTGGCAAGTGGTAAGCAGATCCACGATATTGGGGATCAGCATCGAGGAGAGCAGGATCTGAACTCACTTTGTTCAGCCCAACTTTCATCGGGAGACAACGTGATTAAAGTGGGGCCAAGCCAATGTACTGGAAGAACAAGCAGTGATCAGATAGTCACTTCAAAGTCAAAAATGTCACAGGAACTGACCGAAGGGAATGGAAAAGATACCAATTCAATTTCATATGATCCTTCTCAGAAAACAAGCAAACTAAAGGCAAGCAATCGGTCCAATTCATCTGAAAGCCCAACGGCTAAATCCAGCTCTTTAGGAGAGCCTCCTGAGGTAACGGAGAGCTCTGAGGACATATTTTACCCTTTTGTTGTCTTACATGTCCCAGAGGATATTGAAATCGCAGAAGAGGTGCGGGATAAACTGGAATCTTTGGGGGTAAAAGGCACAACAATTGACCACCTCGCTGTTCCGGGAAGGTCCCCGATAAAATGCATTGAGGATGCAATCAACAACTCTGCTTTCACAATCCTCCTCCTCACAAACAATTTCAACACACGATGGGCTGACTATGAGGCCAATGTTACTCTTATGCATTCGATCAATAATGAacataagtacaatacagtggtgccACTGTTACCGAAGAAGAACTCATTACGAACAGAAAGGATTCCTTTTGCACTTCGTGCCATCGTAAGTTTGAATGAGAATTCCAGCCACTTTGAAAAgcatgtgaaaaatatttttaaaagcagGGTACTTGAGAAGCACAGAAGAGGTTGGCTTCAGCAGCAAAGACAAAAGCAGATTCATTCAAACACAAATCGGATTAAACAGGACCTTCAGGATACCCGGGAAACAATATCAAACGAAAGGAAGTATATGGATCTAATTAATCAACTAAATGAGTTGAAGAAACATTGTCCTAACTTCCAGCCAACATTTGTGTCCGATCAGGGCAATATCCAGGGTCAGCCCATGTTGCATCCACCTCTGTACCCTGGATCTTCTACACTACCCATGCCACCAGTGTCACCCAACCAACTGTACAGCAACATACTCACACCATCACTGTTTCCGTTCACCAACCCCAGCAGTGGCCCAGGAGGTCAGAAT